The following are encoded in a window of Roseimaritima ulvae genomic DNA:
- a CDS encoding transglutaminase family protein translates to MPTWSRRRIESILLTALAISGVIAPRYVADSPILFAAEVTSLVVACLIAIAAQAFAGRWRHGARVAGVATVVLGLVPVLFAIVARLLGSPGAFEITALTTLGSVSLAMAVGTNSNRIRAQALILSGFLVLFCASISDSSNAVVLPIIWMLGCVWHLIANHWERLDLAMPDSVQKNWSLRPGILITTLLVLVAGGLAVKGRINSSTRLNFGFMPTSGGSEWSDPAARSGVGTGDAAVAAKDHAESFGAVDSDLFLESTEPSLFDMMNDMIGEPKQKPKSERKQAVGKENVIPTHEQAAKSEQGGGSFSTERTPPKQHRHAKDAIDASVVQWDGPTGIRLAMQRYDSFDGKNWTQSEDLDLSNEQLQRVNLQGNTWFFDPGLRAVISKEPDAASVGLLKIIRLDSQRLPVPMLSAGVHVKEVIRDDFFAISADGCFYMPGRDKVPPLTVVHVASAGLTEDAIRAALSEQSPASQQGSANDQVAAADNAKQYETLAAYVKRWTDDKQAPYEKLQAIVAHLRSDFVFVRYGQASATSLPEFWQSRCGGDHLFATTAALAARQIGLSSRLVTGFYVRPQAFDIAAGHASVLPDDVHVWAEVQLDDGRWFEIEPTPGYRQPHYRASWRLLARRFAAEHWQTFAWGVLVCIGVYITRRLWIDWSLSAVWRLAGCLRPRRRLRLAMGIIETRARLAGQCRPKGTSQRVWLEQLTRADATLARAVHKFSDSADALFFGPGGGDPSTDPAATDLVSLLRVQTIIVLAKKANV, encoded by the coding sequence ATGCCAACTTGGTCGCGTAGACGAATCGAATCGATTCTGCTCACAGCCCTGGCGATATCCGGGGTGATCGCTCCGCGTTACGTTGCCGATTCTCCCATCTTGTTTGCGGCGGAAGTCACGAGTCTGGTGGTCGCTTGTCTGATCGCCATTGCCGCTCAAGCGTTCGCGGGACGATGGCGTCACGGGGCACGCGTCGCCGGGGTGGCAACCGTCGTGCTGGGACTGGTCCCGGTGCTGTTTGCCATCGTCGCTCGTCTGTTGGGCTCGCCTGGGGCGTTTGAAATAACGGCGCTGACTACCCTGGGAAGCGTATCACTGGCGATGGCGGTCGGTACGAACAGCAATCGCATTCGTGCTCAGGCTCTGATCTTAAGCGGGTTCCTGGTGCTGTTTTGCGCATCCATATCGGACAGCTCCAACGCCGTCGTGTTGCCGATCATTTGGATGCTGGGTTGCGTGTGGCACCTGATCGCCAACCATTGGGAACGTCTCGATTTGGCGATGCCCGATTCGGTGCAAAAGAATTGGTCGTTACGGCCGGGCATATTGATCACCACCTTGTTGGTCTTGGTTGCCGGTGGTTTGGCGGTCAAGGGACGCATCAACTCGTCGACGCGATTGAATTTCGGCTTCATGCCCACCAGTGGCGGCAGCGAATGGTCCGATCCCGCGGCCCGCAGCGGAGTGGGAACCGGCGATGCGGCCGTTGCCGCCAAAGATCACGCGGAGTCGTTCGGAGCCGTGGACTCGGATTTGTTTCTGGAATCCACCGAGCCCTCGCTGTTTGACATGATGAACGACATGATCGGCGAGCCCAAGCAAAAGCCCAAGTCGGAACGCAAGCAGGCAGTGGGAAAAGAAAACGTCATTCCCACGCACGAGCAGGCTGCCAAAAGCGAACAGGGTGGCGGAAGCTTTTCCACCGAACGCACGCCTCCCAAGCAGCATCGACATGCCAAAGACGCCATCGATGCCAGTGTTGTGCAGTGGGACGGGCCCACCGGAATTCGATTGGCGATGCAGCGTTATGACAGCTTCGACGGGAAAAACTGGACACAGTCGGAGGATCTGGATCTGTCGAACGAGCAACTGCAACGCGTCAATCTCCAGGGCAACACTTGGTTTTTTGATCCCGGACTGCGAGCGGTGATTTCCAAGGAACCTGACGCCGCCTCGGTGGGCTTGCTGAAAATCATCCGGCTCGATTCGCAACGCCTGCCGGTGCCCATGCTATCGGCCGGCGTTCACGTCAAGGAAGTGATTCGCGATGATTTTTTCGCCATCTCCGCAGACGGGTGCTTTTACATGCCGGGGCGAGATAAGGTTCCGCCGCTGACCGTGGTCCATGTCGCCAGCGCAGGACTGACCGAAGATGCGATTCGAGCAGCGCTGAGCGAGCAATCGCCCGCGAGCCAGCAGGGTTCCGCCAATGATCAGGTAGCCGCTGCCGATAACGCGAAGCAGTACGAAACGTTAGCTGCTTATGTGAAACGTTGGACCGACGACAAGCAAGCTCCCTACGAAAAGCTGCAAGCCATCGTGGCCCATCTGCGGAGTGATTTTGTATTCGTTCGCTACGGTCAGGCCAGCGCGACATCGTTGCCGGAGTTTTGGCAATCGCGATGTGGGGGCGACCATTTGTTTGCCACCACGGCCGCTTTGGCCGCTCGCCAAATCGGATTGTCGTCACGTTTGGTCACGGGGTTTTACGTTCGCCCTCAAGCCTTTGATATTGCGGCAGGCCACGCTTCGGTCCTGCCGGACGATGTGCACGTGTGGGCCGAGGTGCAACTGGATGACGGCCGCTGGTTTGAGATTGAACCCACGCCGGGTTACCGGCAACCACATTACCGCGCCTCATGGCGGTTGCTCGCCCGTCGCTTTGCCGCCGAGCACTGGCAGACGTTTGCGTGGGGCGTGTTGGTCTGTATCGGCGTTTACATCACGCGTCGATTGTGGATCGATTGGTCGCTCAGTGCCGTGTGGCGACTGGCCGGATGCCTGAGGCCCCGCCGGCGACTTCGATTGGCTATGGGGATCATCGAAACCCGAGCTCGACTGGCCGGGCAATGCCGTCCCAAGGGGACCTCCCAACGCGTCTGGCTGGAGCAATTGACCCGCGCCGACGCCACGTTGGCAAGAGCCGTTCACAAATTTTCTGATTCTGCCGACGCCCTGTTCTTTGGACCCGGCGGCGGCGACCCATCCACGGATCCAGCGGCGACCGATCTGGTCAGCTTGCTGCGCGTTCAAACCATCATTGTTCTCGCGAAAAAGGCGAACGTATGA
- a CDS encoding DUF58 domain-containing protein has protein sequence MHDVLASKNWAARLLTTDFCPWANRFVYWLKEPVGWFVLATVVSVIVGLYLAPIGWTLAAALASIIAVGMVWPAVAVRAVACRLSPSRQQVHEGDLCELQLAVRNRLPLPVWGLAVEGFLDRRQGSEDEDAVPTVALAYVRAMATSMYRFSMRPELRGRYPDGAAVLTCSFPFGIWTAKRQLKNVSPVTVWPKVYPVSGETAMTGRHAAETGEGNCNGLTGDFLGVREYRRGDCMRQVNWVATARSGELVVTQRGGPQCPSLNVILDVGWTAHPEQLTDRIRVAASVLANLHRSAIPLRVSLGKQRFQVRRGWDGFAQMMDALTDVPREGVKNGSSPRRSSERAAVTISSNPRGDVEVQICDPTRNHRLTDQHTHRVIRRDQNIAHQLHGFWTEGRDANLVA, from the coding sequence CCCTGGGCGAATCGATTTGTTTACTGGTTAAAAGAGCCTGTGGGCTGGTTCGTGTTGGCCACCGTGGTCAGCGTGATCGTGGGCCTGTACCTGGCGCCGATCGGCTGGACGTTGGCCGCAGCGCTGGCTTCGATCATTGCTGTGGGCATGGTCTGGCCCGCCGTGGCCGTGCGCGCGGTGGCTTGTCGCTTGAGCCCCAGCCGCCAGCAGGTTCATGAAGGAGATCTGTGCGAGTTGCAGCTGGCCGTTCGCAACCGCCTGCCGTTGCCCGTATGGGGGTTGGCGGTGGAAGGCTTTTTGGATCGTCGACAAGGTAGCGAAGACGAGGACGCTGTGCCCACGGTGGCGTTGGCTTACGTTCGCGCCATGGCGACGTCGATGTATCGTTTTTCGATGCGGCCGGAGCTGCGAGGTCGTTACCCCGACGGCGCTGCCGTGCTGACGTGTTCCTTTCCCTTCGGTATATGGACGGCGAAACGACAACTGAAAAACGTGTCGCCCGTGACCGTGTGGCCCAAGGTCTACCCGGTCTCTGGAGAAACCGCGATGACGGGCCGCCACGCGGCGGAAACGGGCGAAGGCAATTGCAACGGTCTGACCGGTGATTTTTTGGGTGTGCGTGAGTACCGTCGCGGTGACTGCATGCGTCAGGTGAATTGGGTCGCCACGGCACGGTCGGGAGAGCTGGTCGTGACGCAGCGCGGTGGTCCCCAATGCCCCAGTCTGAATGTGATCCTGGACGTGGGATGGACGGCGCACCCCGAGCAATTAACGGATCGGATTCGCGTGGCCGCCAGCGTGCTGGCCAATCTGCACCGCTCGGCGATCCCCTTGCGAGTCAGCCTTGGCAAGCAACGTTTTCAGGTGCGGCGTGGCTGGGATGGTTTTGCCCAGATGATGGATGCCCTCACAGATGTGCCCCGCGAAGGCGTGAAGAATGGCTCCTCCCCGCGGCGATCGTCCGAACGGGCGGCGGTAACGATCTCGTCCAATCCGCGTGGCGACGTCGAGGTCCAGATTTGTGATCCGACACGGAATCATCGGTTGACGGACCAACACACACATCGTGTGATTCGTCGCGATCAAAACATCGCCCATCAGTTGCACGGGTTCTGGACGGAGGGTCGCGATGCCAACTTGGTCGCGTAG